accccacaccCCATCTGCACAGGGCCAGGTGCCCCCTGGCATGGCTCAGGTGGCTCAGGGAGGTGGGGACACCCCCTCTGGGCCTCAGTTTCCCTCCACTGGGGCTGTCCCCAAGCCTGTTCCCAGCATGATGGGCCCCCAGCTTGCTCTGCCCAGGcatttgctggaaaaaaaaaagaaaaagaaaaagaaaaaaaaaaaacaaacaacactttattttctgtgctttataAAGCCCTGGAGGTTCCCACACCATGGCAGCGTGGCCACGCACCCCCTGAGGACAGGGATATCCGTCAGAATCCCATGTTctgagcaggaggagggagccaacccccccccagcaccatcaCAGCCTTGTGGGGTCGTCCCCAAAAACAGGGGCCGTGTGAgcgtccccccagccccacgtgtCCAACGGGATGGGGTCGAGCGCCTTCCAGGAGCCCTCTTCCCTTGGTCCCCACAGGGGCTCTCCAGCGCAGTGGGGAGAATTTGGGGAGCTGGGTGAAGCCACCCCGCATTTCTCATCCCCACTTACGCCTTTCTTCTCAGGACGATCCCTGCTGGGCGCAATCCTACGGGAGACGAAGGGGAGAGAAGTGGGAAGGCGGGCGCCAGCCCCTCACCGTGGCCTCGGGGCTGAGTCGGGGGCACTCACCTGCCGCCGGCACGCCTCCAGCAGGACGCCGGCACGGAGCAGGCACCAGAGCTCGCCCAGCAGCGAGAGGAGGACGTGCAGGATGTCTGCCCAGCGGCCCAcggtgaggaggaggatgaagaggcCGCCCATGCGCACCAGCACCGTCTGGAAGACCGCCTGCCCGCCTCCGCTCGGCCGCTGCTCCTCTGCGGGGACACGGAGTCAGGGTGGCCTCGTCCACAGCAGGAAAGTTCATCCAACATTGGGTTGTCCCCAAAACTTGGGGGACCCAAGTGACCTCCTGGTTGAGTCACCCCCAAATACGGGGTCCTTATTGCAAAGGCATCCCACGTGGAAATGACCTCCCAGTTGGCTTGTTTCCAAAATTTGGGGGGGACCCGAGTGACCTCCTGGTTGGGTCATCTCCAAAATTTGAGGGACCCACGTGACATTCCAATTGGGTTGTCCTCAAAATCTTTGGGGTTCCTATTGCAAAACCACCCCATGGAGAAATGTCCTCCTGGTTGGGTCATCTGCAAAATTTGGGGGAACAAATGACTTCCTGATTGGGTTGTCCCCAAAATATGGGGAGACTCAAATGACCTTCTGGTTGGTCTGTTCCCAAAACCTTAGAGGGAACTGTATGACCTCCAGGTAGCACCATCCACAAAATTTGGGATCCATATTGCAAAGACACCCCATGGGAAAATGATATGTCAATTGGGTCATCCCCAAAATTTGGGGAACCCAAATGACCTCCCAGTTGGATTGTCCCCAGATTCCTTGGGGTCGCTATTGCAAAGCCACTCCATGGGGAATCATCCTCCTAGTTGGGTCATCCCAAAAAAATGGGGGACCCAAATGACCTCCCAGTTGGCTTGTCCCCAGAACTTAGGGTTCCTACTGCAAAGCCTCCCCATAAGGCAATGTCCTTGGTTGGGTCATCCCCAAACTGTTGGGAACCCAAATGATCTCCTTGTTGTGTTGTCCCCAAAACTTGGGCTCTATGTGGCAGAGCTACCCCAAAGGGGAACAACCTGGCTGGTTGATCCCCACAATTCGGGGTCTGTATTGCAAAGCAATGGCCTGAGCCGGGTTGTCCCCAAAATCTGGGTTCCCCCAAAACTCTACGACACGCCGCCCGCCTCTCACCTTGCATGTAGATGACCAGCAGCGTGTAGCAGATGGTGAGCGGCGTCCAGAAGCGGACGGCCTCCGCCGTGGAGAGGAAATCGCGGTTGATGAGCGAGACGGCGGCCAGGTCGGCCACGGTGAAGGTGACGACCAGGGCTCTGCGCAGCAGCCGGGGGATGCGGTGGCCGGCGGTGAGGAGCAGCATGCAGACGCCGCAGTAGCTCTGCCGGCTGTGCAGCTCGTAGAGGCTGCAGGTGTGGAGAGCCAAGCGCCGGGCGtgcacagccagcagccccGCCAAGCCTGCCGCCAGCGCCAGGTTGCTCGTCCCGTGGGGAGCCCCTTCCAGCAGGAAGCTGAGGCCGCAGGACACGCCGCAGCCCAGCGAGTACTGgcacagcaggaggagctggctgctgtgggTGCCCTGCGAGAGCGGGACGGCGCCGTcaggagctgcccagggtgcAAAGCCGCGAGAGAAAGCGCGGGTGCGGAGCCCTGGATGGGCTCCTCCGTGCCGCAGCCCCCACGTTCCCCATGCCTGCAGCCCTCATCCTCCCCATGGGTGTTGcaaagcagcaggaggatgcGCCACTGCGAAGCCACGTGTGTCCTCCTCCAGCCacatcccctgccctccccacgGGTGTTGTGAAGCAGTGAGGGGCCatgcccagcccctgcagcccccgtggGAGTTGCAGAGCAGCAAGGGGCTGCACCATTGCAAAGCCACGCATGGTTTCCTCCCAAATTCAACCTCATCCTCCCCATGGAGGCTGCAAAGCACCAGGGTGCTGTACAGCTTCCTCAGTGCCGCAGGGCGCTGCGAGCAGTGAGGGGCTGTGCGGCTCCCACCctgccgtgcctcagtttccccggCCCCACTCACCTTACTGAGGGAGAGGAGGGCGGACACGGCACGCAGGGAGAACTCGAGCACCACCAGCGCGGCCACGCGGGAGCCCACCAGCGCCAAGACGCCCGTCAgcaccagcacctgcagcagctccagcgcCCGCCGCTGTGCCCCGATTGCTGCCTTCAGCTCCTGCCTTGCCGGGTCACTGGTGACAGCAGGGGGACACCAGGATGGGGttgcccacagcagggagaggaaggcGCAGCCCCCAGCATCCCTAGGTCACCTTttagcacccatgggtgcttaAAGCAGCTCCTAAGAATGGATCCCAAAAGCAGGTGCCCCAAGAGAAGCCCCAAGAGGAGAAGCCCCAAGAGGAGAAGCCCCAAGAGGAGAAGCCCCAAACCAAATCCCAGGGGGAGGGATGGGAGCTTACTTCAGACACTGGATGTAGAGATAAACCTtcaggaggctgcagagcacCGAGACAGCACAGGCACCAACCAGCCCTGTGGGGACAAGCAGCAGGGGGGTCACCGCGTCCCCCCATCCCCGTGGCCCCGTGCCGCCCCGCGGGCTCTCACCTTGCAGCAGCGCatccagcagagcccagccccacGCCAGCCCGGGCCACGCCGGCAGCCAGGACCCCAGGGAGAACATTTCTCAGCGCGGAGCAGCCGCGGCGCAGCCAGGCCCTGGCTCAAAGGTCTGCGGGCGGAGGCTCCCTGGGGCTGGTAAATCATTGCCGATGGAGCCGCCACGCTGGGCGCAGCCAGGCTcaggcagcacctccagcccccATGGAGGGGAAATTTGGGCAGCGGCAAGGTTTGAAATGCAACACGCACATCCTTCCTTGCCACCCCCGGCATTGCCGCTATCCTTCCCGGCCCCGCTTGGTGCATTTGGCCAAACCCTCAGCCTAATCCTGCAGCCCGATGTGCTGAGAAGGCCTCGCACAGGatcccagcccccagccccagccccccaaagaCCCTGAAGCTCCAccgaaacagaaaaaaaaaaaatccctttattAACCGCCGCCAGCTCCTACGGCCCAgggggcggctgctgctgcaccaTCTTCCTGAGCTCGTCCCAAAAGAAGAGGCTGAGCACGGTGTGGGGGCCGAGGCGGAGGTAGACAGCGCCGATGCCCTTGTACAAGCCCAGCAGCCCCTCCTTGCTGGAGATCTGCACAAAGCAGTCCCAAAAACCCCGGTACAGCTTGCCCTGCGGAGAGAGGAGGCGGCTGCAGCTCCTCGCTGGACGCATCCTGGGgtgaaaaaaagccaaattccCCGCAGGGCCTTACCGCGCCGTCGGCGTCCACAGGCTGGTTGTAGAGACGGGTGCTGACCACGTCGAAAGGCGTCATCGTCACCGCCACAGCCACGCCGCTCACCATGCCCCCCGCCAGCACCGCGGCCCAGCTGCCCTCCCCGAACCACTGCGGGAAGCGGCGGCCGTCAGCCGAGCCAGGCATTTCGGGGACTGGACCCGGTGCATGCCGG
The DNA window shown above is from Anas platyrhynchos isolate ZD024472 breed Pekin duck chromosome 22, IASCAAS_PekinDuck_T2T, whole genome shotgun sequence and carries:
- the TMEM82 gene encoding transmembrane protein 82 isoform X2 is translated as MFSLGSWLPAWPGLAWGWALLDALLQGESPRGGTGPRGWGDAVTPLLLVPTGLVGACAVSVLCSLLKVYLYIQCLNDPARQELKAAIGAQRRALELLQVLVLTGVLALVGSRVAALVVLEFSLRAVSALLSLSKGTHSSQLLLLCQYSLGCGVSCGLSFLLEGAPHGTSNLALAAGLAGLLAVHARRLALHTCSLYELHSRQSYCGVCMLLLTAGHRIPRLLRRALVVTFTVADLAAVSLINRDFLSTAEAVRFWTPLTICYTLLVIYMQEEQRPSGGGQAVFQTVLVRMGGLFILLLTVGRWADILHVLLSLLGELWCLLRAGVLLEACRRQDCAQQGSS
- the TMEM82 gene encoding transmembrane protein 82 isoform X1, with the protein product MFSLGSWLPAWPGLAWGWALLDALLQGESPRGGTGPRGWGDAVTPLLLVPTGLVGACAVSVLCSLLKVYLYIQCLNDPARQELKAAIGAQRRALELLQVLVLTGVLALVGSRVAALVVLEFSLRAVSALLSLSKGTHSSQLLLLCQYSLGCGVSCGLSFLLEGAPHGTSNLALAAGLAGLLAVHARRLALHTCSLYELHSRQSYCGVCMLLLTAGHRIPRLLRRALVVTFTVADLAAVSLINRDFLSTAEAVRFWTPLTICYTLLVIYMQEEQRPSGGGQAVFQTVLVRMGGLFILLLTVGRWADILHVLLSLLGELWCLLRAGVLLEACRRQVSAPDSAPRPR
- the TMEM82 gene encoding transmembrane protein 82 isoform X3, with the translated sequence MFSLGSWLPAWPGLAWGWALLDALLQGLVGACAVSVLCSLLKVYLYIQCLNDPARQELKAAIGAQRRALELLQVLVLTGVLALVGSRVAALVVLEFSLRAVSALLSLSKGTHSSQLLLLCQYSLGCGVSCGLSFLLEGAPHGTSNLALAAGLAGLLAVHARRLALHTCSLYELHSRQSYCGVCMLLLTAGHRIPRLLRRALVVTFTVADLAAVSLINRDFLSTAEAVRFWTPLTICYTLLVIYMQEEQRPSGGGQAVFQTVLVRMGGLFILLLTVGRWADILHVLLSLLGELWCLLRAGVLLEACRRQVSAPDSAPRPR